The DNA segment CCACCTCGAGCCAGAGCCACGGCCCCGAGGGAACCGGGAGCGGTGCGCCGGGGGCTTCGGGCGCATGGGAACCGGTGGGGCCGGGGGCAGAGGCGGCCGGGGGCCCTGGCGGCGAACCCTCTCCCGTGCGCTCCTTCTCTGCGGGCGGATCGCCGGCCCAGGCCCGGACCCAGACCCGCCCCCCGTGTCCCGTGGCTCGAAGCGCATTCTCCACCAGGTTAGTCAGGATCTGCTCGAGGCCCACCCGCTCCACGGGCCAAGAGAGGCCGGCGGGGATCTCGCTTTCCAATGCGACCCCCGCCTCGGCCGCCCCCGGGCGGAAGGTGTCGAGGACCGGCGCCGCCACGGCCGCGAGGTCGACAGGATCCCGCGCGGCGACCTCACCCTGATCGTGACGGGCGAGCCACAGGAGGTGGTTGCTGAGGCGGGTCAGGCGGTCCACCTCCCGCCGGGCTGCCTCCAGGCTACGGCGGTATTCCTCGTCGGTCCGGCGGCGGCGCAGGGCGAGGTCCAGCCCCGTGCGCAGCCGGGCCAGGGGCGTGCGGAGCTCGTGGGAGGCGTCCTGGACGAAGCGGGCCTGAGCTCCGAAGGCCTTCTCCAAGCGATCCAGCATGGCATTGAGCACATCCACCAGCTTCTGGAGCGTCCGGTCCTGGGGTCGCTCCTCGATGCGGGCACTGAGGGTGCGATCGTCGATGGACCCTGCGACCCGGGCGATGGTCTCCACGGGCCGGAAGGCCCGCTGGACGGTCAGCGCGCTGAAGACGGCCACGGGCCCCAGCGCGAGCAATCCCAGGAGCCCCAGCCAGCGCGCCATCTGCTCGAGCTGGCGACCTACCGCCCCCAGGGGCACGGCCAGCGCCAAGTAGTAGGTGGAACCCGGGAGGCCCCCACTCTGAAGCGGCCTCACCGGGACCACCGCGAGCCGGTAGCTCTCCCTTCCCGGAAGCCCTGCGCGGGAGCGGCCCCAGGTGCCGAAGGCGATGCCCTCGTGAGCCGCTTTCCCCACCCAGGTTGAAGGCAGGGCCGGCGGCCCTGCGGCCGCGCCTGCCGGCCGGGGGGCCGGGGCGCCTCCGGTCGTTTGGGCCGCGGGGGCTCCCACGGTGCCCAGCGGCTGCGGGAGGGAGAGCCAGTCGCCCCGGGCGCCGGCCAGGCGGAGGAAGCCCTCCGCGATCTGCGGAACCCGGTCCAGGGCGGCTCGCACCGGCTCGCCCGCCTCCGCCTCGTAAAGCTGCTCCCGCACCCCCAGGAGCACCTCGCCGCTCAGGCGGGCCACCTCGTCGGGCGCCAGCCGCTCCCGATGCTCCAGCCGCTCCCAGAGGCCGTCCTTGTCGTGATCGTCCTCATAAGGCTCGTCGCCCTCGTGATCCTCGTCGTGGGCGTCTCCATCGCATTGGGTGCCGCGATCGGCAGGGGGATCGCCGGCGGCGACGTCCCAGGTTCCCCGGGGGTCCGCCGCACCCGGCGAGGCGAAGCCGACCGCCTGAGTGCGGAGGAAGGCGGCCAGGGAGTCCAGGGAGGCATCGACCGTCTCCAGCATCACGTGGCGAGCGGTGAAGAGGGCCGCGGCCAGGACCACGGCCACCAGCGCGCCGAAGACGACGGCCATGGTCACACCCAGGCGGAGCGGCAGGTTCTCACCCCAGGCGGCGGCAAGCCTGCGGACGAGCATGCCTCCCGGCCGGGAACGCCGCCAGCGGCTCATGCCGCACCCTCCTCCAGGGTGTACCCGACCCCCCGCACGGCCCGCAGCCGGGCCGAGGAGCCCACCTGCCGGATCTTCTGGCGGAGGTTCTTCACGTGGGCCTCCAGCGCGTTCTCCGAAACCTCCCACGGCTCGGACCACACCTGCTCCAGAAGGGTCTGGCGCTGCAGCACCTGCCCGGGATGGCGGAGGAAGAGCTCCAGCAGTGCGGCCTCCCGCGGCGTGAGGGTCACCCACGCCCCCCCAGGTCCCTCCAGGCGAGCCTGCTGTGGGTCCAGGGCCAGATCCGACGAGCGGAGCCGCCCCCCGGGCCCGACCAGCGAGCTCCGGCGGGCCAGCGCCTCGATGCGCGCCAGGAGCTCTTCGAAGGCAAAGGGCTTGGTCAGGTAGTCGTCGGCACCCAGCCGGAGACCCTTCACCCGCTCTTCCACCGCGTCCAGCGCGGTCAGGAAGAGCACGGGCGTGCCCAGGCCGCGGGCCCGCCACTGGGCGAGCAGGTCCTCGCCCCGCCGGTCCGGGAGCAGGCGGTCCAGGAGGACGACCGCGTAGGTCCGGTCCGCCAGGAAGAGCTCGGCCTCCTCACCGTCGGCCGCGTGGTCCACGCGGTAGCCTTCTTCGCTGAGACCCTGAACGATCAGCTCACTCAGGGCCGGATCGTCTTCTACCAAGAGGAGCCGCACCGGCATCCCTTCCCAGGGCCTGGGCCCGCCCCGCCTTCTCGCCGGTTCCGCCCTCGGTGAGCCGAAAGGCCACCCGGAGCGACGCCGGCAGCGCTCCCAGGCTCAGCAGCGCTCCCACCCCGAGCAGGAGCCGCACCCAGGTCGACCCCGCGTCGGTTCCGATCCAGAACCCGTGGAGGCTCGCCAGGAGGAGCGCCACCGGTACCCCCGCGTGGAGGGCCCGCCAGGTACCGTCCGGAAGCCACTCGCGTAGGTCGACGGCGAGCAACAGGGCGGCGACCCCCCACAGGGCCAGACTTCCCAGGGCGCTGGCCACCGGCTCGTACGTCGCCAGGCCTGGGACCAGGACCTCGCGTAGAGCATACGGCACCACCGGGTCCACGAGCAAGGCGAGGGCGTGGACGAGCCCAAAGAGAAGCCCCAGGAAGCCTGCGAAGTCGTGCACGGCGAGCCAGGGTCCCGGTGCCGCGCGCCTTCCCCTCCGGTACTCCGCGGCCATTCCCGCAGCCACCGACAGCACCAGCAGCGCGTAGGCGGTCAGCCCCCCGGCCCGGATCACGCTCCAGGTGAGCGAGCCTTCTGCAAAGAAGCGGAGAATCCCGCCCGTCACACGCCTGACCTCCTCCTGCCAGACTCACGTCCGAGTTCGGGCGGGGGCCTTCACCTGGTGCGGCACCCCGGCGT comes from the Limnochorda pilosa genome and includes:
- a CDS encoding response regulator transcription factor, which encodes MRLLLVEDDPALSELIVQGLSEEGYRVDHAADGEEAELFLADRTYAVVLLDRLLPDRRGEDLLAQWRARGLGTPVLFLTALDAVEERVKGLRLGADDYLTKPFAFEELLARIEALARRSSLVGPGGRLRSSDLALDPQQARLEGPGGAWVTLTPREAALLELFLRHPGQVLQRQTLLEQVWSEPWEVSENALEAHVKNLRQKIRQVGSSARLRAVRGVGYTLEEGAA
- a CDS encoding sensor histidine kinase; translation: MSRWRRSRPGGMLVRRLAAAWGENLPLRLGVTMAVVFGALVAVVLAAALFTARHVMLETVDASLDSLAAFLRTQAVGFASPGAADPRGTWDVAAGDPPADRGTQCDGDAHDEDHEGDEPYEDDHDKDGLWERLEHRERLAPDEVARLSGEVLLGVREQLYEAEAGEPVRAALDRVPQIAEGFLRLAGARGDWLSLPQPLGTVGAPAAQTTGGAPAPRPAGAAAGPPALPSTWVGKAAHEGIAFGTWGRSRAGLPGRESYRLAVVPVRPLQSGGLPGSTYYLALAVPLGAVGRQLEQMARWLGLLGLLALGPVAVFSALTVQRAFRPVETIARVAGSIDDRTLSARIEERPQDRTLQKLVDVLNAMLDRLEKAFGAQARFVQDASHELRTPLARLRTGLDLALRRRRTDEEYRRSLEAARREVDRLTRLSNHLLWLARHDQGEVAARDPVDLAAVAAPVLDTFRPGAAEAGVALESEIPAGLSWPVERVGLEQILTNLVENALRATGHGGRVWVRAWAGDPPAEKERTGEGSPPGPPAASAPGPTGSHAPEAPGAPLPVPSGPWLWLEVGDTGKGIPPGELERVFERFVRLEPGRDPRGGAGLGLSICRAIAQEHGGVIRVESEPGYGSRFQVAFPPRRA